Proteins from a genomic interval of Lysobacter stagni:
- a CDS encoding DegQ family serine endoprotease, with protein MSRPFSKPLRSILLVGAIAVALPIACTAQQSASPIAPPPAAVQAPSLVSGLPDFTGLVQRVGPAVVNIQAEVSPRRVARGSAPTEDQVPEIFRRFFGDDMPFPGGPGGPDGPRAPRGGTSLGSGFVISADGYVMTNHHVVEGADTVTVKLSDRREFTAKVIGSDEQSDVALLKIDAKGLPFLRMAQANSTKAGQWVIAIGSPFGLDHSVTAGIVSAVGRSNPYANQRYVPFIQTDVAINQGNSGGPLLNTSGEVVGINSQIFSNSGGYMGVSFAIPIDVAMSAAEQLRATGKVSRGQLGVQVQVLTSESARALGLPDSSGALIADVLPGSPAEKAGLERGDVVRAVDGRTINESSDLPPIIGSMAPGTRAKVTVFRDGRTIEKTVVVNELNGGLANDGSSPRPSTADGQARPSAGNALGLVGQDLSAGERQRLGLRSGEGVLIRNPGDAAAEAGLRPGDVVLQVGRSTVGSASALDRELASIKAGQTVMLLVRREGSTQFIAVTAGDEAKTG; from the coding sequence ATGAGTCGTCCGTTCTCCAAGCCGCTGCGCAGCATCCTCCTCGTCGGTGCCATCGCCGTGGCGCTGCCCATCGCCTGCACCGCGCAGCAGTCCGCGTCGCCGATCGCGCCGCCGCCCGCTGCCGTGCAGGCTCCGTCGCTTGTGAGTGGCCTGCCGGACTTCACCGGCCTGGTGCAGCGCGTGGGCCCGGCGGTGGTGAACATCCAGGCCGAGGTCTCGCCCCGTCGCGTGGCGCGCGGCTCCGCCCCCACCGAGGACCAGGTGCCCGAGATCTTCCGCCGCTTCTTCGGCGACGACATGCCGTTCCCGGGTGGCCCGGGCGGCCCCGACGGTCCGCGCGCGCCGCGTGGTGGCACGTCGCTGGGCAGCGGTTTCGTGATCTCCGCCGACGGCTACGTGATGACCAATCACCACGTCGTGGAAGGCGCGGACACCGTGACGGTGAAGCTGTCGGATCGTCGTGAGTTCACCGCCAAGGTCATCGGAAGCGATGAGCAGTCCGACGTCGCGCTGCTGAAGATCGACGCCAAGGGCCTGCCGTTCCTGCGCATGGCGCAGGCCAATTCCACCAAGGCCGGACAGTGGGTCATCGCCATCGGCTCGCCCTTCGGCCTGGATCACTCGGTCACCGCCGGCATCGTCAGCGCCGTGGGCCGCAGCAACCCGTACGCGAACCAGCGCTACGTGCCCTTCATCCAGACCGACGTGGCCATCAACCAGGGCAACTCCGGTGGTCCGCTGCTCAACACCAGCGGTGAAGTGGTGGGCATCAACTCGCAGATCTTCAGCAACTCCGGCGGCTACATGGGCGTGAGCTTCGCCATCCCCATCGACGTGGCGATGAGCGCGGCCGAGCAGCTGCGTGCGACCGGCAAGGTCAGCCGCGGCCAGCTGGGCGTGCAGGTGCAGGTGCTCACGAGTGAAAGCGCACGCGCGCTGGGCCTGCCGGACAGCAGCGGTGCGCTGATCGCCGACGTCCTGCCGGGCAGCCCGGCGGAGAAGGCGGGCCTGGAACGTGGCGACGTGGTGCGCGCGGTCGACGGTCGCACCATCAACGAGTCCAGCGACCTGCCGCCGATCATCGGCTCGATGGCGCCGGGCACCCGCGCCAAGGTCACCGTGTTCCGCGACGGTCGCACGATCGAGAAGACCGTGGTGGTGAACGAACTCAATGGAGGTCTGGCCAATGACGGCTCCAGCCCGCGCCCATCCACCGCGGATGGTCAGGCACGCCCGTCGGCCGGCAATGCCCTCGGCCTGGTCGGCCAGGACCTGTCCGCGGGCGAGCGCCAGCGCCTGGGCCTGCGCTCGGGCGAGGGCGTGCTGATCCGCAATCCCGGCGACGCCGCGGCCGAAGCCGGCCTGCGTCCGGGCGATGTGGTCCTGCAGGTCGGCCGCAGCACGGTGGGCAGCGCCTCGGCGCTGGACCGCGAACTGGCCTCGATCAAGGCCGGCCAGACCGTGATGCTGCTGGTCCGCCGCGAGGGCTCGACCCAGTTCATCGCCGTGACCGCCGGGGACGAGGCCAAGACTGGCTGA
- a CDS encoding CYTH domain-containing protein: MGIEIERKFLVTGNGWRDAAHKVVPMAQGYINDQAAMDSGAMKASVRVRIAGEEAFLNLKSRELGHTRQEYDYAIPVDDARGLLALCVGGMVDKRRHYVTHEGHLWEVDEFLGDNAGLVVAEIELSSADEAFARPEWIGAEVTDASRYYNLALATRPYLEWNADERAGTVA, encoded by the coding sequence ATGGGCATCGAAATCGAACGCAAGTTCCTCGTCACCGGCAATGGCTGGCGCGACGCCGCGCACAAGGTCGTGCCGATGGCGCAGGGCTACATCAACGACCAGGCCGCGATGGATTCGGGCGCGATGAAGGCCTCGGTGCGCGTGCGCATCGCCGGCGAGGAAGCCTTCCTCAACCTCAAGTCGCGCGAGCTGGGCCACACGCGTCAGGAATACGACTACGCCATCCCGGTGGACGACGCGCGCGGCCTGCTCGCGCTGTGCGTGGGCGGCATGGTCGACAAGCGTCGCCATTACGTCACGCACGAAGGCCATCTTTGGGAGGTCGACGAATTCCTCGGCGACAACGCGGGGCTGGTGGTGGCGGAAATCGAACTGTCGTCGGCCGACGAAGCCTTCGCGCGGCCGGAGTGGATCGGCGCGGAAGTCACCGACGCATCGCGCTACTACAACCTCGCCCTGGCCACGCGCCCCTACCTGGAATGGAACGCGGACGAACGCGCCGGCACGGTTGCGTAA
- a CDS encoding YdbL family protein has translation MRRWMGVPVAAVLLTACVTINVYFPAAEAKEAAREFVEKVIGDEGQPPAPKPQDKPGGQSAYVPSPMPGRSLAARIDWLSLVGIGSAQAQDQPDITIKTPAIQAIQSRMGSRFESQLRPHFDSGALGFANDGTIAVRDAAKIPLPQRVAVNQAVADQGRDARAVYREIAVANNHPEWEQQIRAVFARQWMDSAHPGWWVQDAGGGWRQK, from the coding sequence ATGCGCCGTTGGATGGGAGTTCCGGTCGCCGCGGTCCTGTTGACCGCCTGCGTCACGATCAACGTGTACTTCCCGGCCGCCGAAGCCAAGGAAGCGGCCCGCGAATTCGTCGAGAAGGTCATTGGCGACGAAGGGCAGCCGCCCGCGCCCAAGCCGCAGGACAAGCCGGGCGGGCAGAGTGCCTACGTGCCTTCGCCGATGCCGGGGCGTTCGCTCGCCGCGCGCATCGACTGGCTGTCGCTGGTCGGCATCGGCAGCGCCCAGGCGCAGGACCAGCCGGACATCACGATCAAGACGCCTGCCATCCAGGCGATCCAGTCGCGCATGGGCTCCCGCTTCGAGAGCCAGCTGCGTCCGCATTTCGATTCCGGTGCGCTGGGCTTCGCCAACGACGGCACCATCGCCGTGCGCGACGCTGCCAAGATCCCGCTGCCGCAGCGCGTGGCCGTGAACCAGGCCGTGGCCGACCAGGGGCGCGATGCCCGGGCCGTGTACCGCGAGATCGCCGTGGCCAACAACCATCCCGAATGGGAGCAGCAGATCCGCGCCGTGTTCGCGCGCCAGTGGATGGACAGCGCCCACCCGGGCTGGTGGGTGCAGGACGCCGGCGGTGGCTGGCGCCAGAAGTGA
- the era gene encoding GTPase Era: MNTPAHRAGHVAVIGRPNVGKSTLVNALVGAKVSITSDRPQTTRHQLLGIATFPEGQLLLVDTPGIHREQKRAMNRWMNRAARGALEGVDAAILVVRAGQWDDEDSLAFDALKKAGLPVILVANQVDRIKDKTTLLPFLAKVSEGRDFAGIHPISALKRKGLEALVKDVLALLPEQAALYAEDEITDKSQRFLAGEMVREQLMRQLGEELPYATTVEIEKFDVDGALLRIGAVIWVERDGQKAIVIGKGGERLREIGARSRVQMERLFGSKVFLETWVRVREGWSDDEAALRAFGYHD, encoded by the coding sequence ATGAACACCCCCGCACATCGCGCCGGCCACGTCGCCGTCATCGGCCGTCCCAACGTCGGCAAATCCACCCTGGTCAACGCGCTGGTCGGCGCCAAGGTCAGCATCACCTCCGATCGCCCGCAGACCACGCGCCACCAGCTGCTCGGCATCGCCACCTTCCCGGAAGGCCAGCTGCTGCTGGTCGACACGCCCGGCATCCACCGCGAGCAGAAGCGCGCGATGAACCGCTGGATGAACCGTGCCGCGCGCGGCGCGCTGGAAGGCGTGGACGCCGCCATCCTGGTCGTGCGCGCCGGACAATGGGACGACGAGGATTCGCTCGCCTTCGACGCGCTGAAGAAGGCCGGCCTGCCCGTGATCCTGGTCGCCAACCAGGTCGACCGCATCAAGGACAAGACCACGCTGTTGCCGTTCCTGGCCAAGGTCAGCGAAGGGCGCGACTTCGCCGGCATCCATCCGATCTCCGCGCTCAAGCGCAAGGGCCTGGAGGCGCTGGTGAAGGACGTGCTGGCACTGCTGCCCGAGCAGGCCGCGCTGTACGCCGAAGACGAGATCACCGACAAGAGCCAGCGCTTCCTGGCCGGTGAGATGGTGCGCGAGCAGCTCATGCGCCAGCTCGGCGAGGAACTGCCGTACGCAACGACGGTGGAGATCGAGAAGTTCGACGTCGACGGCGCACTGTTGCGCATCGGCGCGGTGATCTGGGTGGAGCGCGACGGGCAGAAGGCCATCGTCATCGGCAAGGGCGGCGAACGCCTGCGTGAGATCGGGGCCAGATCGCGCGTGCAGATGGAGCGCCTGTTCGGCAGCAAGGTGTTCCTGGAAACCTGGGTGCGCGTGCGCGAGGGCTGGTCGGACGACGAAGCGGCGCTGCGCGCCTTCGGGTATCACGATTGA
- the rnc gene encoding ribonuclease III — MSERIGHRFRDTGLLQQALTHRSAGTPHNERLEFLGDALVNLIVAEALYAHWPRADEGALTRARAELVRESALAPIARALELGARLTLGPGEMKSGGHRRDSILADALEALVAAIYLDSDFETCRAAVLPWFQEAIDALPPPNKVGKDAKTRLQEWLQGRQKPLPVYTLLAETGEEHAKTFQVSCTLTQPPLVAEGIAHSRRAAEQIAAEAVLEQLAP; from the coding sequence ATGAGTGAGCGTATCGGTCATCGTTTTCGCGATACGGGCCTGCTCCAACAGGCCCTGACTCACCGCAGCGCCGGCACTCCGCACAACGAGCGCCTGGAATTCCTCGGCGACGCCCTGGTCAACCTGATCGTCGCCGAAGCCCTGTACGCGCATTGGCCGCGCGCCGACGAAGGCGCGCTGACGCGCGCCCGCGCCGAGCTCGTCCGCGAATCCGCCTTGGCTCCGATCGCACGTGCGCTGGAGCTGGGCGCCCGCCTGACGCTGGGGCCGGGCGAAATGAAGTCCGGCGGCCACCGGCGCGATTCCATCCTTGCCGATGCACTCGAGGCGCTGGTCGCGGCGATCTACCTCGATTCCGACTTCGAGACCTGCCGCGCCGCCGTGCTGCCGTGGTTCCAGGAGGCCATCGACGCCCTGCCGCCGCCGAACAAAGTGGGCAAGGATGCCAAGACGCGTCTGCAGGAATGGCTGCAGGGGCGCCAGAAGCCGCTGCCCGTCTACACGCTCCTGGCCGAAACCGGCGAGGAACACGCCAAGACCTTCCAGGTCAGCTGCACGCTGACCCAGCCGCCGCTGGTCGCCGAAGGCATCGCGCATTCGCGCCGCGCCGCCGAGCAGATCGCGGCGGAAGCGGTGCTGGAGCAGCTCGCGCCCTAG
- a CDS encoding response regulator → MPATLPRILLVEDDPTSRSFLTAALQATPAEVDAADSVAAAIALAASQDYSAWMIDARLPDGTGEELLARLRAHHPHTPALAHTAAHEATTLDALVEAGFVEALTKPMPASAVQGAVRRLLGLAPSLPIASIASSIDDTLPLWDEEAAVLALNGNRTHVDTLRGLFVHELPNAVYAIAIAAERGDLDSVRNDLHRLRASCGFVGAQRMAAAVHSMQDDPASAVRLQVLERVAQDTLAHPSATAPSVDHSVAV, encoded by the coding sequence ATGCCCGCCACCCTCCCCCGCATCCTGCTGGTCGAGGACGACCCGACCAGTCGAAGCTTCCTCACCGCGGCATTGCAGGCCACGCCCGCGGAGGTGGACGCGGCCGACAGCGTCGCCGCGGCGATCGCACTGGCCGCATCGCAGGACTATTCGGCGTGGATGATCGACGCCCGCCTGCCGGACGGCACCGGCGAGGAACTGCTCGCGCGACTGCGGGCACACCACCCGCATACGCCCGCGCTGGCCCACACCGCCGCGCACGAGGCGACCACGCTCGATGCGCTGGTCGAAGCCGGCTTCGTCGAAGCCCTGACCAAACCGATGCCGGCCAGCGCCGTGCAGGGCGCGGTGCGGCGTCTGCTCGGGTTGGCGCCGTCGTTGCCGATCGCTTCGATCGCCTCGTCCATCGATGACACGCTGCCGCTGTGGGACGAAGAAGCCGCGGTACTGGCCCTCAACGGCAACCGCACCCACGTGGACACCCTGCGCGGCCTGTTCGTGCATGAGCTGCCCAACGCGGTGTACGCGATCGCCATCGCCGCCGAGCGCGGCGATCTGGACTCCGTACGCAACGACCTCCATCGCCTGCGCGCGAGTTGCGGTTTCGTCGGCGCGCAGCGGATGGCCGCGGCGGTGCATTCGATGCAGGACGATCCAGCTTCCGCGGTACGACTGCAGGTGCTCGAGCGCGTCGCGCAGGACACCCTCGCGCATCCGAGCGCGACGGCGCCGTCGGTGGATCACTCCGTCGCGGTGTGA
- the lepB gene encoding signal peptidase I has protein sequence MRWFEIALVVLTLFTGLVWLLDKLVLAKRRAARQGLLDDGKEPVVVDYSKAFFPVLAVVLILRSFVAEPFRIPSNSMMPTLLTGDFILVNKFTYGLRLPINNHKFIALGEPQRGDVVVFRPPHHPEQDWIKRVVGLPGDRVSYHDNQVTVNGQLLPYAPVGVYQGKGNGAEMTGAEELREDLLGREHSVLERTNMPYLDQGEGEWVVPPGHYFVMGDNRDNSEDSRYWGFLPEENLRGKAFLIWMNIDGGVDTSRIGTRIK, from the coding sequence ATGCGCTGGTTTGAAATCGCCCTGGTCGTCCTGACCCTGTTCACCGGCCTGGTGTGGCTGCTCGACAAACTGGTACTCGCCAAGCGCCGCGCGGCGCGCCAGGGCCTGCTGGACGACGGCAAGGAGCCGGTGGTCGTCGATTACTCCAAGGCGTTCTTCCCGGTGCTGGCGGTGGTGCTGATCCTGCGCAGCTTCGTGGCCGAGCCCTTCCGCATTCCGTCCAACTCGATGATGCCGACCCTGCTCACGGGCGATTTCATCCTGGTCAACAAGTTCACCTACGGACTGCGCCTGCCGATCAACAACCATAAGTTCATCGCCCTGGGCGAACCCCAGCGCGGCGACGTCGTGGTCTTCCGTCCGCCGCACCATCCGGAGCAGGACTGGATCAAGCGCGTCGTCGGCCTGCCGGGTGACCGCGTGAGCTACCACGACAACCAGGTGACCGTGAACGGGCAGCTGCTGCCGTACGCGCCGGTCGGCGTGTACCAGGGCAAGGGCAACGGCGCGGAGATGACCGGCGCCGAAGAACTGCGCGAGGACCTGCTCGGCCGCGAGCACAGCGTGCTGGAGCGGACCAACATGCCGTACCTGGACCAGGGCGAGGGCGAGTGGGTGGTGCCGCCGGGTCACTATTTCGTGATGGGCGACAACCGCGACAACAGCGAAGACAGCCGATACTGGGGCTTCCTGCCGGAGGAGAATCTCCGCGGCAAGGCGTTCCTGATCTGGATGAACATCGATGGCGGCGTGGACACCTCGCGCATCGGCACCCGGATCAAGTAA
- the rlmD gene encoding 23S rRNA (uracil(1939)-C(5))-methyltransferase RlmD, translated as MARIDQTPFEVQITDLTHDGRGVARRPDGKAVFVAGALPGERVMASQTGRHRSFDEAKTVEVLEAAPERVVPRCAHFGTCSGCALQHYAEDQQILAKQRVLMENFERIGHVAPERILAPLTDAQWGYRRKGRFSVRRVEKKDKTLVGFRETDPRFVADIRECHTVIPQIGEALPALSALVDGLQARREIPQIEFIAGDAQDDYAGIALTIRHLVPLSDADRDALVAFAKQHRFAIFLQPGGVDSVHPLWPESPKLAFSLPQWKLEFLFRPLDFIQVNAGLNGRMIQLAIDLLDPKPEDRVLDLFAGLGNFTLPLARQVREVVGVEGEAGLVRRARENAAHNGIANAEFHAADLAKDLSGEYWMKQPFDKLLLDPPRSGADVVLAQLPLKQFDRIVYVSCHPASLARDAGFLVNERGWKLKAAGVMDMFPHTAHVESIALFER; from the coding sequence GTGGCCCGCATCGACCAGACCCCCTTCGAAGTACAGATCACCGACCTCACCCATGACGGCCGCGGCGTGGCCCGCCGTCCCGACGGCAAGGCCGTGTTCGTGGCCGGCGCATTGCCGGGCGAGCGCGTCATGGCCTCGCAGACCGGCCGCCACCGCAGTTTCGACGAGGCCAAGACCGTCGAAGTGCTGGAGGCCGCGCCCGAACGCGTCGTCCCGCGCTGCGCGCATTTCGGCACCTGCAGCGGCTGCGCCCTGCAGCACTACGCCGAGGACCAGCAGATCCTCGCCAAGCAGCGCGTGCTGATGGAGAACTTCGAGCGCATCGGCCATGTCGCGCCCGAGCGCATCCTCGCGCCGCTGACCGACGCGCAGTGGGGTTACCGCCGCAAGGGCCGCTTCTCGGTGCGCCGCGTGGAGAAGAAGGACAAGACGCTGGTCGGATTCCGCGAGACCGATCCGCGCTTCGTCGCCGACATCCGCGAATGCCACACCGTGATCCCGCAGATCGGTGAGGCACTGCCCGCGCTGTCGGCACTGGTGGACGGCCTGCAGGCGCGTCGCGAGATCCCGCAGATCGAATTCATCGCCGGCGATGCGCAGGACGATTACGCCGGCATCGCGCTGACGATCCGTCACCTCGTGCCGCTGTCCGACGCGGACCGCGACGCGCTGGTGGCGTTCGCCAAGCAACATCGCTTCGCCATCTTCCTGCAGCCCGGCGGCGTGGACAGCGTGCATCCGCTGTGGCCCGAATCGCCGAAGCTGGCGTTCTCGCTGCCGCAGTGGAAGCTGGAGTTCCTGTTCCGCCCGCTCGACTTCATCCAGGTCAACGCCGGCCTCAACGGCCGGATGATCCAGCTCGCCATCGACCTGCTGGACCCGAAGCCGGAAGACCGCGTGCTCGACCTGTTCGCGGGCCTGGGCAACTTCACCCTGCCGCTGGCACGGCAGGTGCGCGAAGTCGTCGGCGTGGAAGGCGAGGCTGGACTGGTGCGTCGCGCACGCGAGAACGCCGCGCACAACGGCATCGCCAACGCGGAGTTCCACGCGGCCGACCTGGCGAAGGACCTCAGTGGCGAGTACTGGATGAAGCAACCCTTCGACAAGCTGCTGCTGGACCCGCCGCGTTCCGGCGCCGATGTCGTGCTGGCGCAGCTGCCGCTGAAGCAGTTCGACCGTATCGTCTACGTGAGCTGCCATCCGGCCTCGCTGGCGCGCGATGCGGGCTTCCTGGTCAACGAACGCGGCTGGAAGCTCAAGGCTGCCGGCGTGATGGACATGTTCCCGCACACCGCGCACGTCGAATCGATCGCGCTGTTCGAACGCTGA
- a CDS encoding DUF4845 domain-containing protein, translated as MKRNQSGMTLIGFVLILGMVGVFIYMGMKLIPMYSEYYAVKEALKEMSQEADISQQDPGRIKDAFFRRLYISYAENVKSENVKIARKDAGYVMTVDYEVRRPLIANIDVVGHFNAEQVLSRSLE; from the coding sequence ATGAAGCGTAACCAGAGCGGCATGACCCTGATCGGGTTTGTACTGATCCTCGGCATGGTGGGCGTGTTCATCTACATGGGCATGAAGCTGATCCCCATGTATTCGGAGTACTACGCCGTGAAGGAAGCGCTGAAGGAGATGTCGCAGGAAGCCGACATCAGCCAGCAGGATCCGGGCCGCATCAAGGACGCGTTCTTCCGTCGCCTGTACATCAGCTACGCCGAGAACGTGAAGTCCGAGAACGTGAAGATCGCCCGCAAGGACGCCGGCTACGTGATGACGGTGGACTACGAAGTGCGTCGTCCGCTCATCGCCAATATCGACGTGGTCGGTCACTTCAACGCCGAGCAGGTGCTGAGCCGCAGTCTGGAATGA
- the recO gene encoding DNA repair protein RecO — protein sequence MPSMRLTAESAFVLHTRPWRETSLLVEVLSEHHGRLGLVARGVQGPKRQTLRAALQPLQWIRFDAVQTGEMARLNSAEAHDVAPRLSGEAMLSGFYLNELTLRLAPRQDPVPELYDAYGRARARLGAGESLAWTLRRYERDLLDALGFGFDWEHDGDGAPIDPAARYRLDPEHGPRRLLSDRGHGDRSSAATGRGLLSLAQDRMPEADDLPGLRRAMRGVLSHHLGPRGLKSWEMVSELGRMAPRDDHTATE from the coding sequence ATCCCATCCATGCGCCTCACTGCCGAATCCGCCTTCGTCCTGCACACGCGGCCCTGGCGTGAGACCAGTCTGCTGGTGGAAGTGCTGAGCGAGCATCACGGTCGTCTTGGCCTGGTCGCGCGCGGCGTGCAGGGGCCCAAGCGACAGACCCTGCGTGCGGCGCTGCAACCGCTGCAGTGGATCCGTTTCGATGCCGTGCAGACGGGCGAAATGGCACGCCTGAACTCCGCCGAGGCGCACGACGTCGCACCCAGACTATCGGGCGAGGCGATGCTGTCGGGCTTCTACCTCAATGAACTCACTCTCCGCCTGGCCCCGCGGCAGGATCCCGTGCCCGAGTTGTACGACGCCTACGGCCGCGCCCGCGCGCGACTGGGCGCAGGCGAATCGCTGGCCTGGACGTTGCGACGTTACGAACGCGACCTGCTGGACGCACTCGGTTTCGGTTTCGACTGGGAGCACGACGGCGACGGTGCACCCATCGATCCGGCCGCGCGCTATCGACTCGATCCCGAACACGGCCCTCGCCGCCTGCTGAGCGATCGCGGACACGGCGACCGCAGCAGTGCGGCGACCGGTCGCGGATTGCTGTCCCTCGCGCAGGACCGAATGCCCGAGGCGGACGACCTTCCGGGCCTGCGTCGCGCCATGCGCGGCGTGCTTTCGCATCACCTAGGGCCGCGCGGCCTGAAGTCCTGGGAGATGGTGTCCGAGCTGGGGCGCATGGCGCCCCGTGACGATCACACCGCGACGGAGTGA
- the lepA gene encoding translation elongation factor 4, with translation MQQIRNFSIIAHVDHGKSTLADRIIQLCGGLEAREMEAQVLDSNPIERERGITIKAQSVSLPYKARDGKTYFLNFIDTPGHVDFSYEVSRSLAACEGALLVVDAAQGVEAQSVANCYTAVEQGLEVVPILNKIDLPTADIARAKAEIEAVIGIDAEDAVAISAKTGLNVEEVLEAIVHRIPPPKPRDTDKLQALIIDSWFDNYLGVVSLVRVMQGEIKPGDKLLVMSTGRTHQVDKVGVFTPKRKDLPKLGAGEVGWIHASIKDVHGAPVGDTLTLAGDPAAKPLPGFQEMQPRVFAGLFPVDAEDYPDLREALDKLRLNDAALRFEPESSEAMGFGFRCGFLGMLHMEIVQERLEREYNLNLISTAPTVVYEVLKTDGSIVSMDNPAKLPPVNMVEEIREPIIRANILTPPDYVGNVITLCEEKRGVQIGIQYMGGQVQISYELPMAEVVLDFFDKLKSVSRGYASLDYHFLRFQAGPFVRVDTLINGDKVDALSIITHRSHADRRGRDLCEKMKELIPRQMFDVAIQAAIGSQIIARSTVKAMRKNVLAKCYGGDISRKKKLLEKQKEGKKRMKQVGRVEIPQEAFLAVLQVDSK, from the coding sequence ATGCAGCAGATCAGAAACTTTTCCATCATCGCCCACGTCGACCACGGCAAGTCGACCCTGGCCGACCGCATCATCCAGCTCTGTGGTGGCCTCGAAGCCCGCGAAATGGAAGCCCAGGTCCTCGATTCGAATCCGATCGAGCGCGAGCGCGGCATCACCATCAAGGCGCAGTCCGTGTCGCTGCCGTACAAGGCGCGCGACGGCAAGACCTATTTTCTCAATTTCATCGACACGCCCGGCCACGTCGACTTCAGCTATGAAGTCAGCCGTTCGCTGGCTGCGTGCGAAGGCGCGCTGCTGGTGGTCGACGCCGCGCAGGGCGTGGAAGCGCAGTCGGTGGCCAACTGCTACACCGCGGTGGAGCAGGGCCTGGAAGTGGTGCCGATCCTCAACAAGATCGACCTGCCCACGGCCGACATCGCGCGCGCCAAGGCCGAGATCGAGGCCGTCATCGGCATCGACGCCGAGGACGCCGTGGCGATCAGCGCCAAGACCGGCCTGAACGTGGAAGAGGTGCTGGAGGCGATCGTCCATCGCATCCCGCCGCCGAAGCCGCGCGATACCGACAAGCTGCAGGCGCTGATCATCGACTCGTGGTTCGACAATTACCTCGGTGTGGTGTCGCTGGTGCGCGTGATGCAGGGCGAGATCAAGCCCGGCGACAAGCTGCTGGTGATGTCCACCGGCCGCACGCACCAGGTCGACAAGGTCGGCGTGTTCACGCCCAAGCGCAAGGACCTGCCCAAGCTGGGCGCGGGCGAGGTGGGCTGGATCCACGCCTCGATCAAGGACGTGCACGGCGCGCCGGTTGGCGACACGCTTACGCTGGCGGGAGATCCCGCCGCCAAGCCGCTCCCGGGCTTCCAGGAAATGCAGCCGCGCGTGTTCGCCGGCCTGTTCCCGGTCGACGCCGAGGACTACCCGGACCTGCGCGAGGCGCTGGACAAGCTGCGCCTCAACGACGCCGCGCTGCGCTTCGAGCCTGAAAGTTCCGAGGCGATGGGCTTCGGTTTCCGTTGCGGCTTCCTGGGCATGCTGCACATGGAGATCGTGCAGGAGCGCCTGGAGCGCGAGTACAACCTCAACCTCATCAGCACCGCGCCGACGGTGGTCTACGAGGTCCTCAAGACCGACGGGTCCATCGTGTCGATGGACAATCCGGCCAAGCTGCCGCCGGTGAACATGGTCGAGGAGATCCGCGAGCCGATCATCCGCGCCAACATCCTCACGCCGCCGGACTACGTGGGCAACGTGATCACGCTGTGCGAAGAGAAGCGCGGCGTGCAGATCGGCATCCAGTACATGGGTGGCCAGGTGCAGATCAGCTATGAGCTGCCGATGGCCGAAGTGGTGCTGGACTTCTTCGACAAGCTCAAGTCGGTCAGCCGCGGCTATGCCTCGCTGGACTACCACTTCCTGCGCTTCCAGGCCGGCCCGTTCGTGCGCGTGGACACGCTCATCAATGGCGACAAGGTCGACGCGCTGTCCATCATCACCCACCGCAGCCACGCCGACCGCCGCGGTCGCGACCTGTGCGAGAAGATGAAGGAGCTGATCCCGCGCCAGATGTTCGATGTGGCCATCCAGGCCGCCATCGGCTCGCAGATCATCGCCCGCAGCACGGTCAAGGCGATGCGCAAGAACGTGCTGGCCAAGTGCTACGGCGGCGACATCTCCCGCAAGAAGAAGCTCCTCGAGAAGCAGAAAGAGGGCAAGAAGCGGATGAAGCAGGTCGGCCGCGTGGAAATCCCCCAGGAGGCCTTCCTGGCGGTGTTGCAGGTGGACAGCAAGTGA